The Nitrospirota bacterium genomic sequence CGCAGGTGAGCGCGCGCGTTAGACCGCTACTCGACGATCTATCCGACTATTTCAAGCAGGCCATCGAGTACTGTCGCAAGTTCCTCGTCTGAGGCTCGTCCCAATCGCTTGCCGATGCGCTCAGTCGAGAGTGTGCGAATCTGGCTGATCTTCACCCACGAGCGCTTGGGCAACTTCGGGGCCACCAGCTCCAACGTCAGCGGGTAACCCGCCCGCGGTTCCTGGCTCGTCAGCGCCACCGCGATCACTGTGCCCGAGCGCTCGTTGAAC encodes the following:
- a CDS encoding type II toxin-antitoxin system PemK/MazF family toxin; the protein is MARILRGEIRWADLNPVRGHEQAGERPVLILSHDVFNERSGTVIAVALTSQEPRAGYPLTLELVAPKLPKRSWVKISQIRTLSTERIGKRLGRASDEELATVLDGLLEIVG